In the Paenibacillus sp. FSL H7-0357 genome, one interval contains:
- the sipW gene encoding signal peptidase I SipW, producing MILKWTRNLLMYALILIFLLTLVSAITSRMNGGTPKILGKEILTVLSGSMEPGIQTGAVIAVKPVSEQSQGSFKPGDVITYKALDGSNSLITHRIVSVLGSGENTQYITKGDNNDAQDADPIPSSNVVAQYADFTVPFLGYFMNWVKSTAGIIVVMVIPGIFLVISSLITIFKSIMRMEDPVEVQLAPGESPPVTNG from the coding sequence GTGATACTTAAATGGACTCGTAACCTATTGATGTATGCGTTAATTCTCATTTTTCTACTTACGCTGGTATCTGCAATCACTAGCCGGATGAATGGCGGAACGCCCAAGATTCTGGGCAAGGAAATTCTAACGGTGCTCTCCGGCTCCATGGAGCCCGGAATTCAGACGGGGGCTGTCATTGCCGTCAAACCGGTGAGTGAACAGAGTCAGGGATCTTTTAAACCAGGAGATGTAATCACTTACAAAGCTCTGGATGGATCAAACAGCCTGATTACCCACCGCATTGTCAGCGTGCTCGGCTCGGGAGAAAACACCCAGTATATCACCAAAGGCGACAATAACGATGCGCAGGATGCAGATCCTATTCCTTCAAGTAATGTTGTTGCACAGTACGCGGACTTTACCGTTCCGTTTCTGGGATATTTCATGAACTGGGTAAAATCGACCGCCGGGATTATTGTCGTAATGGTTATTCCGGGGATTTTTCTGGTCATCTCTTCCCTTATTACAATCTTCAAATCGATCATGCGCATGGAGGATCCTGTAGAGGTGCAGCTTGCGCCCGGAGAATCCCCGCCTGTTACGAACGGTTGA
- a CDS encoding TasA family protein has protein sequence MANLKKTMAMAMATTALGATLIAGGSFAIFTSSAQNTGNTFAAGTLKIELDKKDEAQQKYFNITNWAPGDSEIQPVVVSNKGTLELRYDLSLAVGGDLGGGATPLVITAYSDAAGTVPLTVADRVLAVGGSETIYVKAEFPKAADNSYQGKSGTASIKVDAEQTKNN, from the coding sequence ATGGCAAATCTCAAAAAAACGATGGCAATGGCAATGGCGACTACAGCACTGGGGGCAACATTAATTGCCGGGGGATCCTTCGCTATCTTTACGAGTTCCGCACAGAATACAGGCAATACGTTTGCTGCTGGCACGCTCAAGATTGAACTGGATAAGAAGGATGAAGCTCAGCAGAAATATTTCAACATCACAAATTGGGCTCCGGGAGATTCTGAGATCCAACCTGTAGTAGTTAGCAACAAAGGAACGCTTGAGCTGCGTTATGATCTCTCGCTGGCTGTAGGCGGCGACCTCGGCGGCGGAGCAACCCCGCTGGTCATTACCGCATACTCTGATGCGGCTGGAACGGTACCGCTTACCGTTGCCGACCGTGTGCTTGCTGTGGGCGGATCGGAGACGATTTATGTCAAAGCTGAGTTCCCGAAAGCAGCTGACAACAGCTACCAAGGCAAGTCGGGTACAGCCTCCATTAAAGTAGATGCAGAGCAGACTAAAAATAACTAA
- a CDS encoding TasA family protein, which translates to MMKKKKMLIAAFSSVVLLCAAIGGGTYALFTSSAQNTGNTFASGTLSLSTHRNDVPVEGPMFYTADSDAGRMGTGLWAPKDTHTRAMLIKNTGTLDAKLTDLIAIPEGTPAQQADALAFGEQAVVTVAALAAPGGVTLNADALNEVNEAADRLFKSLINGPSFLKALARNGQEAFAIAREAVLDWTYRVDNNGQTVLVSVSDAYVGSLKDLYNSGAGRDANLPNLILPAKKTMHLAYNVTFVDDTGLGFDNDSLQGKSVNFTFKNNFEQVKNN; encoded by the coding sequence ATGATGAAAAAGAAAAAAATGCTGATTGCCGCATTTTCCTCCGTGGTGCTGCTCTGCGCCGCCATTGGTGGAGGCACGTATGCCTTGTTCACCAGCTCCGCCCAAAACACCGGCAACACCTTTGCTTCCGGTACGTTGTCCTTAAGTACTCACCGCAATGACGTGCCGGTTGAAGGCCCGATGTTCTATACGGCTGACTCCGATGCCGGACGTATGGGAACAGGATTGTGGGCACCGAAAGATACCCACACCCGAGCCATGCTGATCAAGAATACCGGGACGCTGGATGCCAAACTGACCGATCTGATTGCCATCCCGGAAGGAACACCTGCACAGCAGGCCGATGCGCTCGCATTCGGTGAGCAAGCGGTAGTCACTGTAGCCGCTTTGGCTGCACCAGGCGGCGTCACTCTTAATGCCGATGCGCTCAATGAGGTGAACGAAGCTGCAGACCGGCTGTTCAAATCGTTGATTAACGGTCCTTCCTTCCTGAAGGCACTGGCACGCAACGGACAGGAAGCCTTCGCGATTGCCAGAGAAGCCGTGCTCGACTGGACATACCGCGTAGACAATAACGGCCAGACTGTACTGGTCAGCGTTTCCGATGCTTATGTAGGTTCACTTAAGGATTTGTACAACAGCGGGGCAGGCCGGGATGCCAACCTCCCGAACCTGATTCTTCCTGCCAAGAAGACGATGCATCTGGCCTATAACGTGACTTTTGTTGATGATACGGGTCTCGGCTTTGATAATGACAGTCTGCAAGGCAAATCGGTTAACTTCACCTTCAAGAACAACTTTGAGCAGGTGAAGAATAATTAG
- a CDS encoding aldo/keto reductase, which yields MLKTLPLHTHGIPASRIALGCMGLGGGWDHEPITAENVRQGHEAVEAALSIGINFFDHADIYTRGKAEKVFGQLFKDRPGLREEIIIQSKCGIKLIEPGDTSNSFDLSGEHVLKSVDGTLSRLGTEYIDILLLHRPDPLMDPEEVAEALHKLKAAGKVRHFGVSNMSAAQIRLLEHYCDEPFVVNQLHMSLAKISWLDAMVSVNREPWKDITFPEGTLEYCRTQNIQLQAWGPLAQGLFSGRSLTGQPESVVNTAAMVQTLAEQKNTTPEVIVLSWLMTHPAAIQPVIGTVNPQRIAACAGADKLELTRKEWYDLYVSSRGEKLP from the coding sequence TTGCTGAAAACGCTGCCACTGCATACGCACGGGATTCCAGCCAGCCGCATTGCTCTGGGCTGCATGGGACTGGGCGGAGGCTGGGACCATGAGCCGATCACTGCCGAGAATGTCAGACAGGGACATGAGGCTGTTGAGGCTGCACTGTCTATCGGAATCAACTTTTTTGATCATGCAGATATCTATACCCGCGGAAAAGCGGAGAAGGTATTCGGACAGCTCTTCAAAGACCGCCCCGGACTGCGGGAAGAGATTATTATCCAGTCCAAATGCGGCATCAAGCTGATTGAGCCAGGCGATACCTCTAACAGCTTCGACCTCTCCGGGGAGCATGTTCTGAAGAGTGTCGACGGAACCCTCTCCCGGCTGGGCACGGAATATATTGATATTCTGCTGCTGCACCGTCCCGATCCGCTTATGGACCCTGAAGAAGTAGCTGAAGCGCTGCATAAACTCAAAGCGGCGGGAAAGGTGCGTCACTTCGGCGTATCCAACATGAGTGCCGCCCAGATCCGGCTGCTGGAGCATTATTGTGACGAACCGTTCGTCGTGAACCAGCTGCACATGAGTCTGGCCAAAATAAGCTGGCTGGATGCCATGGTCAGCGTAAACCGTGAACCCTGGAAAGACATCACCTTTCCCGAAGGTACCCTCGAATACTGCAGGACGCAGAACATCCAGCTGCAGGCGTGGGGTCCGCTGGCCCAAGGCTTATTCAGCGGCCGTTCACTTACAGGCCAGCCTGAGAGTGTCGTGAACACGGCGGCTATGGTCCAAACACTCGCCGAACAGAAGAACACTACCCCTGAAGTGATTGTCCTGTCTTGGCTGATGACTCATCCTGCGGCCATCCAGCCGGTAATCGGGACGGTGAATCCGCAGCGGATCGCCGCCTGCGCGGGTGCGGACAAGCTGGAGCTTACGCGCAAGGAATGGTACGACCTGTATGTCAGCTCGCGCGGCGAGAAGCTGCCGTAA
- a CDS encoding PadR family transcriptional regulator — MSMKMVILGLLLEKDRHPYEITLVMKERMYDRMIKLQMGSLYYAVDKLAQEGHIEAVETISSNDRPDKTIYRISDKGKALFEQLVIQQIKKTDEVFHPLYMALVLSRHIDQGKVEKLLQERIREVEHQVNYAYQVYEEHISIVPRSALHLMYGRYEHSLTELKWLKRLYDDVAARKLSDIGTPLDLQ; from the coding sequence ATGTCCATGAAGATGGTCATTCTCGGGCTGCTGCTGGAGAAGGACAGGCATCCCTATGAGATTACACTCGTAATGAAAGAGCGCATGTATGACCGGATGATAAAGCTGCAGATGGGGTCGCTGTACTACGCCGTTGATAAACTGGCACAGGAGGGACATATCGAAGCTGTTGAGACCATCTCCAGCAACGACCGCCCGGATAAAACCATCTACCGGATTTCCGATAAGGGCAAAGCCCTGTTCGAACAGCTTGTCATTCAGCAGATCAAGAAGACCGATGAGGTCTTTCACCCGCTGTACATGGCTCTTGTGCTCTCGCGGCACATCGATCAGGGCAAGGTGGAGAAGCTGCTGCAGGAGCGGATACGCGAAGTTGAGCATCAGGTCAATTATGCTTATCAGGTGTACGAGGAGCATATCTCCATCGTCCCCCGGTCCGCGCTGCACTTGATGTACGGCAGATATGAGCATAGCCTCACTGAGCTGAAGTGGCTTAAGCGGCTCTATGACGACGTAGCCGCCCGCAAGCTCAGTGACATTGGAACACCGCTCGATTTGCAATAA
- a CDS encoding MDR family MFS transporter — protein MHTKESNLKLVVVGLLLGILMSAMDNTIVASAMGTIVSDLGGLDKIVWVTSAYMVMVMAGTPIFGKLSDMYGRKRFFIFGLVVFLAGSALCGIATSITQLSIYRAIQGVGGGALMPIAFTIVFDIYPPQKRGKLTGLFGAVFGISSVIGPLLGAYITEYVGWQWIFYINLPIGIVAFILISMFYKESVSHAKQRIDWGGAFTLVGSVICLMFALELGGNEYAWDSTVILGLFAGFAVLLIAFLFIERTAAEPIISFAMFRKKLFATSSIIGLFYGSAFIVATVYIPIYVQGVYGGSATNSGLILMPMMIGTVIGSQTGGLLTTKTSFRNIMMLSAVFFVAGVFSLSTLSPDTSRLLLNVFMALTGFGVGFSFSVLSMSSIHHFEMRQRGSATSTSTFMRSLGMTLGITIFGIIQRNGFTSSLTDAFGGGAEASSFGDPRAALTPEARAQIPAPVLEKITGALSSSIAHTFMWALIPAVLGLAFVLLMPKDRLTDHSKETQPSGGRG, from the coding sequence ATGCACACTAAAGAAAGCAATCTCAAACTTGTAGTTGTCGGTCTGCTGCTTGGTATTCTAATGTCCGCTATGGACAATACCATTGTTGCCTCAGCTATGGGTACTATTGTTTCCGATCTTGGCGGACTCGATAAAATTGTCTGGGTCACCTCGGCTTATATGGTCATGGTCATGGCCGGAACGCCGATCTTCGGCAAGCTGTCCGATATGTACGGGCGCAAACGTTTCTTCATTTTTGGCCTCGTCGTGTTTCTGGCCGGCTCAGCACTCTGCGGGATCGCAACCAGCATCACGCAGCTTAGCATCTACCGCGCTATTCAAGGCGTGGGCGGCGGCGCACTTATGCCAATCGCCTTCACTATCGTATTTGATATTTATCCGCCGCAAAAAAGAGGCAAGCTGACCGGACTTTTCGGTGCCGTCTTCGGCATCTCCAGCGTAATCGGCCCTTTGCTCGGAGCATACATTACTGAGTATGTAGGCTGGCAGTGGATCTTCTATATCAACCTGCCGATCGGCATTGTCGCTTTTATTCTGATCTCTATGTTCTATAAGGAATCCGTCTCCCATGCCAAGCAGCGGATCGACTGGGGTGGAGCTTTTACCCTTGTAGGCTCCGTCATCTGCCTGATGTTCGCCCTTGAGCTGGGCGGCAATGAATATGCCTGGGACTCCACGGTCATCCTTGGCTTATTCGCCGGCTTCGCAGTACTGCTGATTGCGTTCCTCTTTATAGAACGGACAGCAGCCGAACCGATTATATCCTTCGCCATGTTCCGCAAGAAGCTGTTTGCAACGAGCAGCATCATCGGTTTATTCTACGGCTCGGCCTTTATCGTAGCTACCGTGTATATCCCGATTTATGTACAGGGTGTATATGGTGGTTCCGCCACCAACTCGGGACTGATTCTAATGCCGATGATGATCGGCACGGTAATCGGCAGCCAGACCGGGGGGCTGCTCACCACCAAAACCAGCTTCCGCAATATTATGATGCTGTCAGCCGTTTTCTTTGTGGCAGGCGTCTTCTCCCTAAGCACCTTGTCGCCGGATACTTCCCGCCTGCTGCTTAATGTATTTATGGCCCTGACCGGCTTCGGTGTAGGCTTCTCCTTCTCCGTGCTCAGCATGTCCTCGATTCATCATTTCGAGATGCGCCAGCGCGGTTCCGCTACTTCTACCAGTACCTTCATGCGTTCTCTGGGCATGACGCTGGGCATTACCATCTTCGGAATTATCCAGCGCAACGGATTCACAAGCAGCCTTACTGATGCCTTTGGCGGTGGTGCCGAAGCTTCCTCGTTCGGCGATCCACGCGCCGCCCTGACACCGGAAGCCAGAGCACAAATTCCGGCTCCGGTACTGGAGAAGATTACGGGCGCATTGTCCAGCTCCATTGCCCACACCTTTATGTGGGCGCTGATTCCGGCGGTGCTGGGTCTGGCCTTTGTACTGCTGATGCCTAAAGACCGGCTCACCGATCACAGTAAGGAAACTCAGCCTTCGGGCGGAAGAGGGTAA
- a CDS encoding bifunctional diguanylate cyclase/phosphohydrolase, whose protein sequence is MTKLKTFAGKINSGHVYALLISLLGVALFTYSNHLEFLQYPTPRWVWIYALTGASLILTFSLVQLPPEGNELTMESAVYLACIFVFGGSTTLTVLLLNCLIFFFFDTSTSWWKHLTNFSIYSIMICLSSYTFDLFGGHPGPLINDELPAYLMTLAVYFIGNTLLIGLYYYIIYKGTLYETIKDIIKDSFVVYLCTLVLSLVLVVLIVHNSFFGLVLFLCLSTLLCYSFKRLFSMYRSIEERANTDQRTGLFNHSYFEEALEQEIQKSRASGVPLSLAMIDLDDFKKYNDHFGHLQGDKLIAFVGETLKSEAQQHGIIAARYGGEEFTLLMPAYDILQARVYIDQLRKKLNNSRFDGVEIFPLGCLAFSAGIASCTSDIHDKSQLVDQADQALYYSKRQGKNTVHTYGAYSSLEQELDFSQDVRDIEQQLNLFMYKDMETFRHSKRVFRYAMDISELLDIDALSKRHFTLGALIHDIGKLEIPWGILNKKDKLEPEEWEMVKWHVTWGKKMALTNDKFKDLAPYIELHHERYDGKGYPYGFKGEEIPRLCRMLTIIDSFDAMTTERPYQPTKSVEEAIIELRACAGSQFDPELTEFFITYIEARELSAGDAAI, encoded by the coding sequence ATGACCAAGCTTAAAACGTTTGCAGGCAAGATTAATTCAGGCCATGTCTATGCACTGCTCATATCCCTTCTGGGAGTAGCGCTTTTCACGTATAGCAATCATTTGGAATTTCTGCAGTATCCGACCCCAAGGTGGGTATGGATTTATGCGCTTACCGGAGCCAGTTTAATACTCACCTTTTCCCTGGTGCAGCTTCCTCCGGAGGGCAACGAACTGACCATGGAATCAGCGGTATATTTGGCCTGCATTTTTGTCTTTGGCGGCTCTACCACTTTGACTGTTCTTCTTCTCAACTGCCTGATCTTTTTCTTTTTTGACACAAGCACCAGCTGGTGGAAACACCTGACGAATTTCTCGATTTACTCCATTATGATCTGTCTTTCTTCCTACACCTTTGATTTGTTTGGAGGACATCCCGGACCGCTGATCAATGACGAACTGCCGGCTTATCTGATGACACTTGCGGTCTATTTTATAGGTAACACCCTCTTGATCGGACTATATTACTACATTATATATAAAGGCACACTTTATGAGACGATTAAGGATATTATAAAAGATTCTTTCGTCGTTTATCTGTGCACATTGGTTCTTTCTCTGGTTCTCGTTGTACTGATCGTCCATAACAGCTTTTTCGGGCTTGTCCTATTCTTGTGCCTGAGCACGCTGCTCTGCTACTCCTTCAAGAGATTGTTCTCCATGTACCGCAGCATTGAGGAACGGGCCAACACCGATCAGCGGACCGGGCTATTCAATCACAGCTACTTTGAGGAAGCTTTGGAACAGGAAATCCAGAAATCAAGGGCATCGGGCGTTCCGCTTTCGCTCGCCATGATCGACCTTGACGACTTCAAGAAATATAATGACCATTTCGGCCATCTGCAGGGGGACAAGCTGATCGCATTTGTCGGTGAGACGCTTAAGAGCGAAGCCCAGCAGCATGGGATTATTGCCGCCCGCTATGGCGGTGAGGAATTTACGCTGCTCATGCCGGCCTACGATATCCTGCAAGCCCGTGTTTACATCGACCAGCTGCGCAAAAAGCTGAACAACAGCCGGTTTGACGGCGTTGAAATTTTCCCGCTTGGCTGCCTCGCCTTTTCCGCCGGCATTGCCTCCTGCACCAGCGATATCCACGATAAATCACAGCTCGTCGACCAGGCCGACCAGGCTCTCTACTATTCCAAGCGCCAGGGCAAGAATACAGTGCATACGTATGGAGCATACTCCTCACTGGAGCAGGAGCTTGACTTCAGCCAGGATGTACGCGACATCGAGCAGCAGCTGAACCTGTTTATGTATAAGGATATGGAGACCTTCCGCCACTCCAAACGCGTATTCCGCTATGCGATGGATATCAGTGAGCTGCTCGACATCGACGCCCTTTCCAAAAGACACTTCACACTCGGCGCGCTGATCCATGATATCGGCAAGCTGGAAATTCCGTGGGGCATCCTCAACAAGAAAGACAAGCTGGAGCCTGAGGAGTGGGAAATGGTCAAGTGGCATGTCACCTGGGGCAAAAAAATGGCGCTCACCAACGACAAATTCAAGGATCTCGCCCCCTACATCGAGCTGCATCATGAACGGTATGACGGCAAGGGATATCCCTACGGGTTTAAGGGTGAGGAAATTCCCCGCTTATGCCGGATGCTGACCATTATCGATTCCTTTGACGCCATGACTACGGAAAGGCCCTACCAGCCAACCAAGTCCGTGGAGGAGGCGATCATTGAGCTGAGAGCTTGTGCGGGAAGCCAATTCGACCCTGAACTGACTGAATTTTTCATTACCTATATTGAAGCCAGAGAGCTTAGCGCCGGAGATGCAGCTATATAG
- a CDS encoding DUF5317 domain-containing protein, with protein sequence MVYDGIILGLIVGFFRGGLRHGLVQFSNIRLKAGWIFPLLLVFQFFMYYIQERSSTVAAASGYIFTAVYVVGLIFLWLNRHNKGFWLIMTGVFLNFLVMLVNGGRMPVSFEAASVLDPVYLEMLQSGDVVTKHYLLDASTRLPFLGDIIPLSSPYPRTQAISIGDVVMNLGIFLYILSIMTPAAADLKTLPKVQG encoded by the coding sequence ATGGTTTACGATGGCATCATTCTTGGTCTAATTGTAGGGTTCTTCCGGGGCGGTTTAAGACACGGCCTTGTCCAGTTCAGCAACATCCGGCTCAAGGCAGGATGGATCTTCCCGCTGCTACTGGTATTCCAATTTTTTATGTATTATATTCAGGAGCGGTCGTCCACTGTAGCCGCAGCCAGCGGTTATATCTTTACCGCTGTGTATGTGGTTGGGCTGATTTTTTTATGGTTGAACCGGCACAACAAAGGATTCTGGCTCATTATGACGGGTGTATTCCTTAACTTCCTGGTTATGCTCGTCAACGGAGGGAGAATGCCGGTATCCTTTGAAGCGGCTTCTGTACTCGATCCGGTTTATCTGGAGATGCTGCAGAGCGGCGATGTGGTGACCAAGCACTATCTGCTTGACGCCTCAACACGCCTGCCGTTTCTTGGCGATATCATCCCCCTGTCCAGCCCTTATCCGCGTACCCAGGCGATCAGCATCGGAGATGTAGTGATGAATCTCGGGATTTTCCTCTACATTCTGTCGATAATGACACCGGCCGCTGCAGACCTGAAAACATTGCCCAAAGTACAGGGATAA
- a CDS encoding metal-sensitive transcriptional regulator, whose product MAPKEEKLSPESCDSSCHTPGERKSHHSPEFKNGLTTRLNRIEGQIRGIKGMIERDTYCDDVLNQLAAVQAALNGVGKLLLEGHMKSCIIERIEAGEHEVIDELLITVNKLMK is encoded by the coding sequence ATGGCGCCCAAAGAAGAGAAGCTGTCTCCTGAATCATGTGATAGCAGTTGTCATACCCCCGGAGAACGCAAGAGCCACCATTCACCGGAATTCAAGAATGGGCTCACGACCCGCCTCAACCGGATTGAAGGGCAGATCCGCGGCATCAAGGGCATGATCGAACGGGATACCTACTGTGACGATGTGCTTAACCAGCTCGCGGCAGTACAGGCTGCGTTGAACGGTGTCGGAAAGCTGCTGCTTGAAGGACATATGAAGAGCTGTATTATTGAGCGCATTGAAGCCGGTGAGCATGAGGTTATTGACGAGCTGCTGATCACGGTTAACAAGCTTATGAAATAA
- a CDS encoding copper ion binding protein, giving the protein MSNVTLTVEGMSCGHCVSAVEKAVSGLGAAAKVDLPAKTVAVEYDENKVSLSAIKTAIEDQGYDVV; this is encoded by the coding sequence ATGTCAAACGTAACGTTAACTGTAGAAGGAATGTCCTGCGGTCACTGTGTCAGTGCTGTGGAGAAAGCCGTAAGCGGTCTTGGCGCTGCCGCCAAAGTCGACCTGCCTGCGAAGACTGTCGCTGTTGAATACGATGAGAACAAGGTAAGCCTTAGTGCGATTAAGACAGCAATTGAGGACCAGGGATACGACGTGGTTTAA
- a CDS encoding heavy metal translocating P-type ATPase — MEKTTESGLQQTTLQITGMTCSACAARIEKGLSRMEGVSRANVNLALEQATVGFDPAVAGLPQIEEKIRSLGYDTLKESADFDITGMTCAACSARIEKVLGRMPGIAAVNVNLALETAHVEYTPGNISTAEIIEKVSSIGYKAALKQDRKDTADQRSQEIVRKRNKWIISAVLSFPLLWAMAAHFSFTSWIPAPDILMNPWFQLVLATPVQFIIGWQFYVSAYKALKNGSANMDVLVVLGTSAAYFYSLYLTIDSLSMAGMSHSVELYYETSAILITLILVGKWFEALAKGRSSDAIKSLMGLQAKTALVIRDGVELSISVEEVIPGDIVLVKPGTKVPVDGEVVEGLSSVDESMLTGESIPVEKKPGDTVIGATLNKNGMLKIKALKVGRDTALAQIIRVVEEAQGSKAPIQRIADVISGIFVPIVVVIAAVTFGVWYIWGAPGQFADALEKAIAVLVIACPCALGLATPTSIMAGSGRAAEFGILFKGGEHLEAAQGIKTVVLDKTGTVTSGKPVLTDIITTTGIAAHGRVLAENRLLSVTAAAEKLSEHPLADAIVAGAAERSLDLPGAEQFEAVPGRGISAVVDGQSIRVGTRRMMEESGADTGPWTGLMQKLEQEGKTAMLVSVDGAIAGIVAVADTIKDTSRAAVAKLHDMGIEVVMITGDNKLTAEAIAGQAGIRTVLAEVLPEGKAAEIRRLQSGGTKVAMVGDGINDAPALATADTGMAIGTGTDVAMEAADITLMRGDLMSIPDAILMSRKTMTNIKQNLFWALAYNTIGIPIAALGFLAPWLAGAAMAFSSVSVVLNALRLQRVKL; from the coding sequence GTGGAGAAGACGACAGAATCCGGCCTGCAGCAGACAACGCTGCAGATTACCGGCATGACTTGCTCGGCTTGCGCGGCCCGGATCGAGAAGGGGCTGTCCCGGATGGAGGGGGTATCGCGGGCCAACGTTAACCTGGCACTGGAGCAAGCAACAGTGGGCTTTGATCCAGCGGTAGCGGGATTGCCGCAAATTGAAGAGAAGATCCGCTCGCTGGGATACGATACGCTGAAGGAGTCGGCAGATTTTGATATTACAGGAATGACCTGTGCCGCTTGCTCGGCAAGGATTGAGAAGGTGCTTGGGCGCATGCCCGGAATCGCGGCGGTCAATGTGAATCTGGCCCTGGAGACGGCGCATGTGGAATATACACCCGGAAACATCAGCACGGCTGAGATCATTGAGAAAGTAAGCAGCATCGGATATAAGGCTGCGCTGAAACAGGACCGCAAGGACACGGCCGATCAGCGCAGCCAGGAAATTGTGCGCAAGCGGAATAAATGGATCATTTCCGCAGTTCTGTCTTTTCCCCTGCTCTGGGCGATGGCGGCGCATTTCTCCTTCACTTCATGGATTCCGGCACCGGATATACTGATGAACCCCTGGTTCCAGCTTGTACTGGCGACCCCTGTGCAGTTCATTATCGGCTGGCAGTTCTATGTCAGCGCCTATAAGGCGCTGAAGAACGGCAGTGCCAATATGGATGTGCTGGTTGTTCTGGGCACCTCGGCTGCTTATTTCTATAGTCTGTACCTGACGATAGATTCCTTGTCGATGGCAGGCATGAGCCATTCGGTGGAATTATATTACGAGACCAGCGCGATTCTGATTACGCTGATTCTAGTCGGCAAATGGTTCGAAGCACTGGCCAAGGGCCGTTCCTCCGACGCCATTAAAAGCCTGATGGGCCTTCAGGCTAAGACGGCGCTGGTCATCCGTGACGGTGTTGAGCTCAGTATTTCTGTGGAAGAGGTCATTCCGGGAGATATTGTGCTGGTTAAGCCGGGAACGAAGGTGCCGGTAGACGGCGAGGTCGTTGAAGGGCTGTCATCTGTGGATGAATCCATGCTGACAGGCGAGAGCATTCCGGTGGAGAAGAAGCCGGGAGATACTGTCATTGGGGCAACACTGAACAAGAACGGAATGCTGAAGATTAAGGCACTCAAAGTTGGCCGTGACACCGCCTTGGCGCAAATCATCAGAGTAGTGGAGGAAGCGCAAGGCTCCAAGGCTCCGATTCAGCGGATTGCCGATGTGATTTCCGGCATCTTTGTGCCGATAGTGGTCGTAATTGCAGCTGTAACCTTTGGAGTCTGGTATATCTGGGGAGCGCCGGGCCAGTTCGCCGATGCACTGGAGAAAGCCATCGCTGTACTGGTCATCGCCTGTCCTTGTGCACTGGGTCTGGCTACACCAACCTCCATTATGGCCGGATCGGGACGCGCGGCTGAATTCGGGATTCTGTTCAAGGGCGGCGAACATCTTGAAGCCGCACAGGGGATCAAGACCGTTGTACTGGATAAGACGGGAACTGTAACCAGCGGCAAGCCGGTGCTGACGGATATTATAACGACAACGGGAATCGCCGCACATGGCAGAGTACTGGCCGAGAACCGGCTGCTGTCCGTTACGGCGGCTGCCGAGAAGCTGTCGGAGCATCCGCTGGCGGATGCCATCGTGGCTGGTGCTGCGGAAAGAAGCCTGGACCTGCCGGGTGCCGAGCAGTTTGAGGCGGTGCCGGGACGCGGCATTTCTGCGGTGGTTGACGGCCAGAGCATCCGCGTGGGAACACGGCGGATGATGGAAGAAAGCGGTGCAGACACCGGTCCGTGGACCGGGCTGATGCAGAAGCTGGAGCAGGAAGGCAAGACGGCGATGCTGGTATCCGTGGACGGGGCCATTGCCGGGATTGTCGCGGTTGCCGATACCATCAAGGATACTTCGCGGGCTGCCGTAGCCAAGCTGCATGATATGGGCATTGAAGTGGTCATGATTACGGGAGACAACAAGCTGACAGCCGAGGCCATTGCCGGGCAGGCCGGCATCCGTACGGTGCTGGCCGAGGTGCTGCCGGAGGGGAAGGCTGCCGAGATCCGCAGGCTGCAGAGCGGGGGAACCAAGGTGGCGATGGTCGGGGACGGCATCAATGATGCCCCTGCCCTGGCCACTGCCGATACCGGTATGGCTATTGGTACCGGCACCGACGTAGCGATGGAAGCAGCGGATATTACCCTCATGCGGGGCGATCTGATGAGCATTCCGGATGCGATCCTGATGAGCCGCAAAACCATGACCAATATTAAGCAGAATTTGTTCTGGGCGCTTGCTTACAATACCATTGGGATACCGATTGCTGCGCTGGGCTTTCTGGCGCCATGGCTTGCCGGTGCGGCAATGGCCTTCAGCTCTGTATCGGTCGTACTGAATGCGCTGCGGCTGCAGCGGGTCAAGCTGTAA